A single Chryseobacterium sp. DNA region contains:
- a CDS encoding GNAT family N-acetyltransferase has translation MKLVKATEKDIPLIQELAKRSWENAYAEILSAEQMEYMLSEMYSETEIESHLQNSDYHYYLIQDEINGSYEGFIGYEHNYEDKTTKLHRIYLVPESKGKGFGKEALLFLNQKVAENGNERIILNVNKYNSARNFYESQGYKVYDEGVFDIGNGFVMDDYLMEFLIHK, from the coding sequence ATGAAATTAGTAAAAGCAACAGAAAAAGACATTCCTCTTATTCAGGAGCTGGCAAAAAGATCCTGGGAAAATGCATATGCAGAAATACTTTCAGCAGAGCAGATGGAGTATATGCTTTCAGAAATGTATTCTGAAACTGAAATTGAAAGCCATCTGCAAAATTCCGATTATCATTATTATTTGATTCAGGATGAGATCAACGGCTCTTATGAAGGATTTATTGGGTATGAGCATAACTATGAAGATAAGACAACCAAACTGCACCGTATTTATTTGGTTCCGGAAAGTAAAGGAAAAGGATTTGGGAAAGAAGCACTCCTTTTTTTAAATCAAAAAGTGGCTGAAAACGGAAATGAAAGGATTATTTTAAATGTTAATAAATACAACTCAGCCAGAAATTTCTATGAATCCCAAGGTTACAAAGTGTATGATGAAGGAGTCTTTGACATTGGAAACGGCTTTGTAATGGATGATTATTTAATGGAATTTCTAATTCACAAGTAG
- a CDS encoding bifunctional UDP-sugar hydrolase/5'-nucleotidase: protein MDRKSFLKAIGGGSLAMALAPHMMKAEGLAISGLKSASKLTILHTNDQHSRIEPFDASYTKNPNQGGFARRASLIQQIRNQESNVLLLDSGDIFQGTPYFNFFGGELEFKLMSMMKYDASTMGNHDFDNGLDGFLKVLPNAKFPFICSNYDFKNTVLDGKTSPYKIFDKNGIKVGLFGVGIQLDGLVGKKQYGETIYSNPIDVAQHYSNFLKKEQKCDLVICLSHVGYDYKDEPNKVSDTILAASTENIDIILGGHTHTFLPEPQTFTNRQGKNVLVNQVGWAGLLLGRIDFHFDTNKNIQHISWNNQVIDSSIIA, encoded by the coding sequence ATGGATAGAAAAAGTTTTTTAAAAGCAATAGGCGGTGGATCTTTAGCAATGGCTTTAGCTCCCCATATGATGAAGGCAGAGGGATTGGCAATTTCAGGCTTAAAATCCGCAAGCAAACTGACTATTCTTCATACAAATGACCAACATAGCAGAATCGAGCCTTTTGATGCAAGTTATACCAAAAATCCTAATCAGGGTGGTTTTGCAAGAAGGGCGAGTTTAATTCAGCAGATCAGAAATCAGGAAAGCAATGTATTACTTCTTGATTCAGGAGATATTTTCCAGGGAACTCCCTATTTCAATTTCTTCGGAGGAGAACTGGAATTTAAATTAATGTCCATGATGAAGTATGATGCTTCTACCATGGGGAATCATGATTTTGATAATGGCTTAGATGGATTTTTAAAGGTTCTTCCCAACGCCAAGTTCCCTTTCATATGTTCCAATTATGATTTTAAAAATACAGTTCTGGACGGAAAAACTTCACCCTACAAAATCTTTGACAAAAACGGGATCAAAGTAGGCCTTTTTGGAGTCGGAATCCAGCTGGATGGCCTCGTGGGCAAAAAGCAATATGGAGAAACCATCTATTCCAATCCTATTGATGTAGCACAGCATTATTCAAATTTTCTGAAAAAAGAGCAAAAGTGTGATCTTGTGATCTGCCTTTCCCATGTTGGTTACGATTACAAAGATGAACCCAATAAAGTAAGTGATACAATCTTAGCCGCCAGTACAGAAAATATCGATATTATTCTGGGCGGGCACACCCACACATTTTTACCTGAGCCACAAACTTTTACCAACAGACAGGGTAAAAATGTCCTTGTGAACCAGGTAGGATGGGCAGGTCTTCTTTTGGGTAGAATAGATTTTCATTTTGATACAAATAAAAACATACAGCACATCTCCTGGAACAATCAGGTAATAGACAGCAGCATAATAGCATAA
- a CDS encoding thioredoxin family protein: protein MKKILSIILLFLLNFSFAQIKWMTIEEALKAQKEQPKKILIDFYADWCGPCKIMDKKTYGHTIISQILNENYYPVKFNAEEKNNIEIFGRTFSNPNTTHKKGKNSLHEFTQYMNVGAVPSTVFLDEHGDPITILQGELSAKELEPYLELISKDVFKKIRTREQWEDYQKKFKSKIKE from the coding sequence ATGAAGAAAATTTTAAGCATAATACTCTTATTTTTATTAAATTTTAGTTTTGCACAGATAAAATGGATGACCATTGAAGAAGCTTTAAAAGCTCAAAAAGAACAGCCCAAAAAAATTCTTATTGATTTTTATGCAGACTGGTGCGGGCCGTGTAAGATTATGGATAAGAAGACTTATGGACACACTATAATTTCTCAAATTTTAAATGAGAACTATTATCCTGTAAAGTTTAATGCTGAAGAAAAAAACAATATTGAAATCTTTGGAAGAACATTTTCAAATCCTAATACAACCCATAAAAAAGGAAAAAATTCCTTGCACGAGTTTACTCAATATATGAATGTAGGCGCTGTCCCAAGCACTGTTTTCCTTGATGAACACGGTGATCCGATCACCATTTTACAGGGAGAATTATCCGCAAAGGAACTGGAGCCTTATCTGGAGCTGATCTCGAAAGATGTATTTAAAAAGATCCGGACCAGAGAACAATGGGAAGACTACCAAAAAAAATTCAAATCTAAAATCAAAGAATAA
- a CDS encoding T9SS type A sorting domain-containing protein, translated as MKKLSLLSLGILASLQLTKAQVISSKKWADLFSYNNVLAMKEDNGKIIAATENGIFYYTMASGEITKLSKANGLHNIGITAFDYNPQTKTGLIGYSDGSMDVITPQEIKYVVDIPIATGYNGSKKINHISITGDQAVISVGYGVSVFNLKKKEFGDSAFFINAGVYEASNEATIFGNKIYSVTNAGLKSHEMNNTFPVYSTWATEVPGTFKNIDAESELVFSSATSAFLYNNGTPAPLPATFGNIRDIVVTSNNIVVTDSRIYTFGINGVSTGAVSVGEECNTAIVAGGKVLGGTQLSGIKDEGNNTYKPSGPYFNFAYKINLYDNNQMLVSTGARSGNYNFPAGDAKKPGFYYFTGTEWIYSSFFNNNARQINVLDAILNPANSNEVFFSNYTMFDNGVYKMKYNANNKDFELVKYYNLGAEPYYRRPAGLATDGQNNVFVSIGYTDNGIPSIGIYDKASDDFIIKKYTFSSAGVQKPIVYENMLWTPLPRTNNFWVYDYKNATNLSDDTDYLLKESNGLGGTGTLSVAFDKSGDAWIGTDNGIRVLPNAAAEIKSPNAKAEPIVIEQNGLAEELFRDASVIQIEPDAGDYKWVSIEGGGVYYLSADGQKTIKHFTKENSPLPTNTVTDIKVDKKTGKVYFATYNGIVSYQGDVADVTSNFGDVVVYPNPVVYSNFKGKVTIKGLAEKTNIRIVDAAGNVVHSAVARGGYYEWDLNNQKGTRVASGIYFVLMTNEDGSDKATAKIGVVN; from the coding sequence ATGAAAAAACTCTCTTTACTTTCTCTTGGTATTTTAGCATCTCTGCAGCTTACAAAAGCGCAGGTCATTTCATCAAAAAAATGGGCAGATCTTTTTTCCTACAACAATGTCTTGGCAATGAAAGAAGACAATGGAAAAATAATAGCCGCAACTGAAAACGGAATATTCTATTATACCATGGCAAGTGGAGAGATCACAAAATTGTCTAAAGCCAACGGGCTGCACAATATCGGGATCACAGCTTTTGATTACAATCCACAAACCAAAACAGGACTTATCGGCTATTCGGATGGCTCGATGGATGTGATCACCCCTCAGGAAATTAAATACGTTGTAGATATTCCTATTGCTACAGGATACAATGGCAGCAAAAAAATCAACCATATTTCTATTACAGGAGATCAGGCAGTGATTTCTGTGGGGTATGGTGTTTCGGTATTTAATCTGAAAAAGAAAGAGTTTGGCGATTCTGCATTTTTTATCAATGCAGGAGTATATGAAGCAAGTAACGAGGCGACGATATTTGGAAATAAAATATATTCCGTAACCAATGCCGGCTTGAAAAGCCATGAGATGAATAATACCTTCCCGGTATATTCTACCTGGGCCACAGAAGTTCCCGGAACATTCAAAAATATAGATGCTGAGTCTGAATTGGTATTTTCATCTGCAACCTCCGCATTCCTGTATAATAACGGAACGCCTGCACCACTTCCTGCCACCTTTGGAAATATCCGGGATATTGTAGTGACTTCCAATAATATAGTGGTCACTGACAGCAGAATATATACTTTCGGTATTAATGGAGTTTCTACAGGAGCCGTAAGTGTAGGAGAAGAATGCAATACCGCTATAGTGGCTGGTGGAAAAGTACTTGGCGGGACCCAATTATCTGGGATAAAAGACGAAGGTAACAACACCTATAAACCGTCAGGCCCCTATTTCAACTTTGCTTATAAAATCAACCTGTATGACAACAACCAGATGCTTGTTTCTACGGGTGCCAGGTCAGGAAATTATAACTTCCCAGCAGGTGACGCTAAAAAACCGGGATTCTATTATTTCACGGGTACTGAATGGATCTATTCTTCTTTTTTTAATAACAACGCAAGGCAAATCAATGTGTTAGATGCCATATTAAATCCTGCCAACAGCAACGAAGTCTTTTTTTCTAACTATACCATGTTTGACAATGGCGTTTACAAAATGAAGTATAACGCCAACAATAAAGATTTTGAACTTGTCAAATATTATAATCTGGGGGCAGAACCTTATTACCGACGCCCGGCAGGTCTTGCTACAGATGGTCAAAATAATGTTTTTGTATCTATCGGATATACCGATAACGGAATCCCTTCTATCGGTATTTACGACAAGGCCTCTGATGATTTTATTATAAAAAAATATACCTTCTCAAGTGCTGGAGTACAAAAGCCGATTGTTTACGAAAATATGCTGTGGACCCCTTTGCCAAGAACAAATAATTTCTGGGTATATGATTATAAAAATGCAACTAACCTTTCTGACGACACCGATTACCTCCTAAAAGAATCTAACGGTCTTGGGGGCACAGGAACATTATCCGTAGCCTTCGACAAGTCTGGTGATGCATGGATAGGTACAGACAATGGAATAAGAGTCCTTCCTAATGCTGCTGCAGAGATAAAGTCTCCCAATGCTAAAGCAGAGCCTATTGTGATAGAACAAAACGGTCTTGCAGAGGAACTCTTCAGGGATGCCTCAGTGATTCAGATTGAACCGGATGCCGGAGATTACAAATGGGTGTCTATAGAAGGAGGTGGTGTATACTATCTTTCAGCTGATGGACAGAAGACGATCAAACATTTTACAAAAGAAAATTCACCGCTTCCAACCAATACGGTAACCGATATAAAAGTAGACAAAAAAACAGGTAAAGTATATTTTGCAACTTATAATGGTATAGTAAGCTACCAGGGAGATGTAGCAGATGTCACCTCAAATTTCGGGGATGTGGTTGTTTATCCGAATCCGGTAGTATATTCTAATTTTAAGGGAAAAGTGACCATTAAAGGGCTTGCAGAAAAAACAAATATAAGAATTGTAGATGCGGCAGGAAATGTAGTGCATTCGGCAGTTGCAAGAGGAGGCTATTATGAATGGGACCTTAATAATCAGAAAGGAACCAGAGTCGCTTCAGGTATTTACTTTGTATTGATGACGAATGAAGACGGTTCTGACAAAGCTACAGCCAAAATAGGGGTAGTCAATTAA
- the recG gene encoding ATP-dependent DNA helicase RecG: MTLDTSIEYVKGIGPERAKLIKNVLGLSTVEDLLNFYPIRYLDKSKIYTVSQLEESNLDVQLKGKITQIQEIQTGKTKRLSAKFNDHTGSMDLVWFQYSKWLKEQLPIDREVYIFGKINVFNRQFSMPHPEIEAEENKENDTRLKPIYPSSEKLTKRGLGQKFFQNVLRNICKEIPNLIVENFPEYLMKTFRLISRQHAFLNIHFPKDMEHFDKADYRLKFEESFFFQLGYGLKKLHHKTQSFGNPFPIIGDHFNDFYQNHLPFDLTNAQKRVLKEIRMDMKRPIQMNRLLQGDVGSGKTMVGLLTMLIAMDNGFQSCMMAPTEILAQQHYNGIKELLQETDINVRLLTGSTKTSERKIIHQELEEGTLSILVGTHAVLEDKVRFKNLGLAIIDEQHRFGVAQRAKLWAKNTIPPHILIMTATPIPRTLAMSFYSDLDVSVIDEMPVGRKPIITAHRREKDRLYVYNFCKDEIKKGRQAYFVYPLIEESETLDYKNLMEGLEHVMEYFSDYNVTMLHGKMKPDEKDAAMSYFASGKAEIMVATTVIEVGVNVPNASVMVIESAERFGLSQLHQLRGRVGRGAEQSYCILMTSDKLSKESRTRVRTMTETNDGFKISEVDMQLRGPGDILGTQQSGVVDFKRLDLIHDSAIIKTTKNTVDKILEADPMLTRPDNMAIKNYYLKYYRGKNKWSKIS; this comes from the coding sequence ATGACTTTAGATACCTCCATAGAATACGTAAAAGGAATAGGTCCGGAAAGAGCCAAACTCATCAAAAATGTGTTGGGACTTTCTACCGTAGAAGATCTTCTTAACTTCTACCCTATCCGCTATTTGGATAAAAGCAAGATTTACACCGTATCTCAGCTTGAGGAAAGTAATCTTGACGTACAGCTCAAGGGAAAGATCACCCAGATACAGGAAATTCAAACAGGAAAGACCAAAAGACTTTCTGCCAAGTTCAATGATCACACCGGCAGTATGGACCTGGTATGGTTTCAGTATTCAAAATGGCTGAAAGAACAACTTCCGATCGATCGTGAAGTGTATATTTTTGGGAAAATCAATGTTTTCAACCGGCAGTTCTCGATGCCCCATCCGGAAATAGAAGCTGAAGAAAATAAAGAAAATGACACCCGCCTGAAACCCATTTATCCAAGCTCAGAAAAACTCACGAAGAGAGGGCTGGGCCAAAAATTTTTTCAAAATGTTTTAAGAAATATCTGTAAAGAAATTCCGAATCTTATTGTAGAAAATTTTCCGGAATACCTGATGAAAACTTTCAGGTTGATCTCCAGGCAACATGCTTTTCTGAATATTCACTTTCCAAAGGATATGGAACATTTTGACAAAGCTGATTACAGGCTCAAATTTGAAGAATCATTCTTTTTTCAATTAGGCTATGGCCTAAAGAAACTTCATCACAAAACACAGTCATTTGGAAACCCGTTTCCTATCATAGGAGACCACTTCAATGATTTTTATCAAAACCATCTTCCTTTTGATCTCACCAATGCCCAAAAAAGAGTGTTAAAAGAAATCCGGATGGATATGAAAAGACCTATCCAGATGAACAGGCTTTTACAGGGCGATGTAGGTTCAGGAAAAACCATGGTAGGATTGTTGACCATGCTTATTGCTATGGATAATGGTTTTCAAAGCTGTATGATGGCCCCTACTGAAATCCTCGCTCAGCAGCATTATAACGGGATTAAGGAACTGCTGCAGGAAACCGATATCAATGTCAGACTTCTGACCGGTTCTACCAAAACTTCCGAAAGAAAAATTATCCATCAGGAGCTTGAAGAGGGCACCCTTTCTATTTTGGTAGGTACCCATGCTGTTTTAGAGGATAAGGTCAGGTTTAAGAATCTTGGGCTTGCGATCATTGATGAGCAGCATCGATTTGGTGTTGCACAGCGTGCCAAGCTCTGGGCAAAGAATACAATTCCGCCTCATATCCTTATTATGACCGCTACTCCTATTCCGAGGACCCTGGCGATGAGCTTCTACTCTGATCTTGATGTTTCCGTAATTGATGAAATGCCCGTTGGAAGGAAACCCATTATTACTGCCCACCGACGTGAAAAGGACAGACTGTATGTCTACAACTTCTGCAAAGACGAAATTAAAAAAGGCAGACAGGCTTATTTTGTCTATCCGCTCATTGAAGAGTCTGAAACCTTGGATTATAAAAATCTGATGGAAGGACTTGAGCATGTCATGGAGTATTTTTCAGACTACAACGTAACGATGCTGCATGGAAAAATGAAACCGGATGAAAAAGATGCAGCGATGTCTTATTTTGCTTCAGGAAAGGCTGAAATTATGGTAGCTACCACGGTTATTGAAGTAGGGGTAAATGTCCCTAACGCTTCTGTAATGGTTATTGAAAGCGCCGAAAGATTCGGGCTTTCACAGCTTCATCAGCTTAGAGGACGTGTGGGAAGAGGAGCTGAACAAAGCTACTGTATCCTGATGACATCCGATAAGTTATCCAAAGAAAGCAGAACCCGTGTCCGAACAATGACGGAGACCAATGACGGATTTAAAATTTCTGAAGTCGATATGCAGCTTCGCGGACCCGGAGATATTTTAGGGACCCAGCAAAGTGGTGTGGTAGATTTTAAAAGACTGGACCTCATTCATGATTCTGCCATTATCAAAACGACAAAAAATACGGTGGATAAGATTTTGGAAGCAGATCCTATGCTTACCAGACCGGACAATATGGCCATCAAAAATTATTACCTCAAATATTACAGAGGAAAGAATAAATGGAGTAAAATTTCATAA
- the dapA gene encoding 4-hydroxy-tetrahydrodipicolinate synthase, with protein MSILKGVGVALVTPFNEDLSVDFDSLTQLVEYNIENGTNYLVVLGTTAEAATLSDEEKKQVIEHIIKVNNKRLPLVLGIGGNNTLEVKKQIEEADLSAFEAVLSVSPYYNKPNQEGLYQHYKALASTGKNIIIYNVPSRTGQNIDADTTIRIAKEFPNLIMIKEAAPNILQYFDILRKKPEGFSLVSGDDEFTLPVTLAGGNGVISVIGQGYPKEFSTMVQLAFEGKVKEAYEIHNKLVEITRLIFAEGNPCGIKVVLAEKGIIKNYLRLPLVQASEGLYAKIKAEMANI; from the coding sequence ATGAGCATTTTAAAAGGAGTAGGTGTTGCATTGGTAACACCCTTTAATGAAGATTTATCCGTTGATTTCGACAGTTTAACTCAACTTGTTGAATACAATATTGAAAACGGAACCAATTATTTGGTAGTATTGGGAACTACGGCTGAAGCCGCTACGCTTTCTGATGAGGAAAAGAAACAGGTAATTGAGCATATCATTAAGGTAAATAATAAACGTCTTCCTTTGGTATTGGGAATTGGCGGTAACAATACTCTTGAAGTCAAGAAACAGATAGAAGAAGCAGACCTTTCTGCATTCGAAGCTGTACTTTCTGTATCTCCTTATTATAATAAACCTAATCAGGAAGGGCTTTATCAGCACTACAAAGCTTTAGCTTCCACAGGGAAAAATATTATTATCTACAATGTTCCTTCAAGAACAGGGCAAAATATTGATGCAGATACGACGATTCGTATTGCTAAAGAGTTCCCAAATTTAATCATGATCAAAGAAGCGGCACCGAACATTCTTCAGTACTTCGATATTTTAAGAAAGAAACCTGAAGGATTTTCATTGGTTTCCGGAGATGATGAATTTACGCTTCCTGTGACATTAGCAGGAGGAAACGGTGTGATTTCTGTAATCGGGCAGGGATATCCTAAAGAATTTTCAACTATGGTACAGCTTGCCTTTGAGGGTAAAGTAAAAGAAGCTTATGAAATTCATAATAAGCTGGTTGAAATTACACGTTTGATCTTTGCTGAGGGAAATCCTTGCGGTATCAAAGTAGTGTTGGCGGAAAAAGGGATTATCAAAAACTATTTGAGACTTCCTCTAGTCCAGGCTTCAGAAGGGCTTTACGCTAAAATTAAAGCTGAAATGGCAAACATTTAA
- a CDS encoding helix-turn-helix transcriptional regulator, translated as MKMYVKFDFNTLCKKVLDEKLKEHGLKYRLLNFGEVEFYEPFTQEQHNLFKKNLGDYGIEIIESQKTALVQKIKDAIVELVFSDEIIPVKASIYISEKLNHSYGYLSNLFSEVAFTSIENFIILQKIEHAKVLIIRNKQSLTEIAHKLNYSSVAHLSTQFKNTTGITPSQFQKIVGKRRRAQSTAINPKMQYE; from the coding sequence ATGAAAATGTATGTAAAATTTGATTTCAATACTCTCTGTAAGAAAGTATTGGATGAGAAGCTTAAAGAGCACGGACTGAAGTACAGGCTGCTGAACTTTGGGGAGGTAGAGTTTTACGAACCTTTCACTCAGGAGCAGCATAATCTTTTCAAGAAGAATCTTGGAGATTATGGAATTGAAATTATTGAAAGCCAGAAAACGGCTTTAGTACAGAAAATAAAAGATGCTATTGTAGAACTTGTTTTTTCTGATGAGATTATCCCTGTAAAGGCATCTATTTATATTTCTGAAAAACTGAATCACAGTTATGGATATCTTTCCAACCTTTTTTCAGAAGTTGCCTTTACTTCAATCGAGAACTTTATCATTTTACAGAAAATCGAACACGCAAAGGTTTTGATTATAAGAAATAAGCAGAGCCTTACAGAAATCGCTCACAAATTAAATTATTCCAGTGTCGCCCATTTGAGTACCCAGTTTAAAAATACGACAGGTATTACTCCGTCCCAGTTTCAAAAGATAGTAGGCAAAAGAAGAAGAGCCCAGAGTACGGCCATAAACCCTAAAATGCAGTATGAATAA
- a CDS encoding 5'-nucleotidase C-terminal domain-containing protein: protein MKNKFLLLGIALASLTACKTASTLQIANVQTQKNISINNELKNDEEFVKVIEPYKQKLDREMNQKISHTSADLTKQGDNSNLGNLLADYTLEGGDQWTKTHLKQNVDAALINIGGIRTTIGKGDIMLKNVFEVMPFENELIIVKMKGTDLPGLFEYYAKTQVNNPVSHLYIETKNGQLTQSLINGKKIDPNKDYYIATSDYLALGGDNMKFFAKGESIPTGIKLRDLYVECFKKNPEVVPNTDVRLNFIGKK from the coding sequence ATGAAAAATAAATTCTTGTTACTAGGAATTGCTCTGGCATCTCTTACTGCATGCAAAACAGCTTCTACGCTGCAAATTGCAAATGTACAGACCCAGAAAAACATTTCTATTAATAACGAGCTAAAAAATGATGAGGAGTTTGTAAAAGTAATTGAACCCTATAAGCAAAAACTGGACAGGGAAATGAACCAGAAGATCTCACATACGAGCGCAGATCTGACGAAGCAGGGAGACAACAGCAATCTGGGTAATCTTTTAGCTGATTATACACTTGAAGGAGGAGATCAATGGACGAAAACTCATCTGAAACAAAATGTAGATGCTGCTTTGATCAATATAGGAGGAATCCGTACTACTATTGGAAAAGGCGACATTATGCTGAAAAATGTTTTTGAAGTGATGCCTTTCGAAAATGAACTGATCATCGTAAAAATGAAGGGCACAGATTTACCCGGACTTTTTGAATATTATGCAAAAACGCAGGTGAACAATCCTGTTTCTCACTTATATATTGAAACAAAAAACGGACAGTTAACCCAGTCTTTAATTAACGGAAAAAAAATAGATCCGAACAAAGACTATTATATTGCTACCTCAGACTATCTTGCTCTGGGAGGAGACAATATGAAGTTCTTTGCCAAAGGAGAATCAATCCCAACGGGCATTAAGCTTAGGGATTTATATGTAGAATGCTTCAAAAAAAATCCTGAAGTGGTTCCCAATACAGATGTTCGTTTAAATTTTATCGGTAAAAAGTAA
- a CDS encoding GLPGLI family protein codes for MIFKRFETGLLIWDTNFNDEKEVLGYKSYKATTIFNKKLYVAWYTKEIPISEGPYRFKGLPGLILELEDEKGYSTFKAVGIEKKKVEIKQLQKGIPISRELYLQKKRRV; via the coding sequence TTGATATTTAAAAGATTCGAAACAGGGCTTTTGATTTGGGATACAAACTTTAATGATGAAAAAGAGGTTCTTGGCTATAAGTCTTATAAAGCAACAACAATTTTTAATAAGAAACTGTACGTTGCTTGGTATACAAAAGAAATTCCTATTTCAGAAGGTCCATACAGATTTAAGGGCTTGCCGGGATTGATTTTAGAATTGGAAGATGAAAAAGGATATAGTACTTTTAAAGCAGTCGGAATTGAAAAAAAGAAAGTTGAAATAAAACAGCTTCAAAAAGGAATTCCAATTTCAAGAGAACTATATTTACAAAAAAAGAGAAGAGTTTAG
- a CDS encoding response regulator has translation MNKEFLNVIVTDDDENTLIFFKNIFKELKISIKVQCLHHGNELMKYLNNAEALVPEIVFIKYKIPGKSSIECIEEIRANLKFNNMVVAVYSDQISENEIEELFVKGGNIYMKKPDTFESLKKVLTEVITINWQYHTSGLNKENFILKV, from the coding sequence ATGAATAAAGAATTTCTGAACGTAATAGTTACAGACGACGATGAAAACACTTTAATTTTTTTTAAAAACATATTCAAAGAGCTGAAAATCTCTATAAAGGTTCAATGCCTTCATCATGGAAATGAACTCATGAAGTATTTGAATAATGCAGAAGCTCTCGTTCCTGAGATCGTATTTATAAAATATAAAATTCCTGGCAAAAGCAGTATAGAATGTATTGAAGAGATCAGAGCAAACCTGAAATTCAATAATATGGTGGTTGCCGTTTATTCTGACCAGATTTCTGAAAATGAAATTGAGGAGCTTTTTGTAAAAGGAGGAAATATTTATATGAAAAAACCGGATACTTTTGAGAGTCTTAAAAAAGTACTCACGGAAGTTATCACGATCAATTGGCAATACCATACTTCAGGATTGAATAAAGAAAACTTTATCCTTAAAGTATGA